From one Actinopolyspora saharensis genomic stretch:
- a CDS encoding ABC-F family ATP-binding cassette domain-containing protein has product MANLINLESVEKSYGVRPLLDGVSLGVTETDRIGVVGLNGGGKTTLLEVLTGLEEPDAGRVSQARDLRSAVVTQRTDLPEDATVRNAVLDPRGFTEEYEWAADPRVRSILNGLGMTSLGLETKATELSGGERRRVALAAALVRELDVLVLDEPTNHLDIEGVRWLADHLLARRCALVIVTHDRWFLDAVCNRTWEVVDGKVEQYEGGYADWVYARAERARLAQQAEEKRRNLARKELAWLQRGAKARTSKPKFRVEAAESLIADVPEPRDTVELVSFAKRRLGKTVIELEDVDLAVDDRKLLDDVTWRLGPGDRVGVVGVNGSGKTTLLRLLAGEREPDSGRRVEGKTVRLAHLTQELHDLPGQWRVLEAIEDVASHVQLGKYELSASQLGERFGFGKGRQWTRVGDLSGGERRRLQLARLLMGEPNVLVLDEPTNDLDIDTLQQLEDLLDGWPGTLVVVSHDRYLIERVCDHVVALFGDGGITHLPGGIDEYLQHRQSLLESGDQNLGKQAQQQESKSGKGSSGRSGSEERAARKEMSRVERQLDKLSEREQNLHTELAEAANDPDQLQKLNSQLQQLREQKDELENRWMELAEQLS; this is encoded by the coding sequence ATGGCCAACCTGATCAACCTGGAGTCGGTCGAGAAGAGCTACGGTGTCCGGCCGCTGCTGGACGGCGTTTCGCTCGGTGTGACCGAAACCGACCGCATCGGGGTCGTCGGCCTCAACGGCGGGGGCAAGACGACCCTGCTCGAAGTGCTGACCGGCCTCGAAGAACCCGACGCCGGACGTGTCAGCCAGGCGCGCGACCTGCGCAGCGCTGTCGTCACCCAGCGCACCGACCTGCCCGAGGACGCGACGGTGCGCAACGCCGTGCTCGACCCGCGGGGATTCACCGAGGAGTACGAGTGGGCCGCCGACCCCAGGGTGCGTTCGATACTCAACGGGCTCGGCATGACCAGTCTGGGGCTGGAGACGAAGGCCACCGAGCTGTCCGGGGGCGAACGGCGCAGGGTCGCGCTGGCGGCGGCGCTGGTGCGTGAGCTCGACGTCCTCGTGCTGGACGAGCCGACCAACCACCTGGACATCGAAGGGGTTCGCTGGTTGGCCGACCACCTGCTGGCACGTCGCTGCGCGCTGGTGATCGTTACCCACGACCGCTGGTTCCTCGACGCGGTCTGCAACCGTACCTGGGAAGTCGTCGACGGCAAGGTGGAGCAGTACGAGGGCGGCTACGCCGACTGGGTCTACGCCCGGGCGGAGCGGGCCAGGCTCGCGCAGCAGGCCGAGGAGAAGCGCCGCAACCTGGCCCGCAAGGAGCTGGCCTGGCTGCAGCGCGGGGCGAAGGCCCGCACCTCCAAACCGAAGTTCCGGGTGGAGGCGGCCGAGTCCCTGATCGCCGACGTCCCGGAACCCAGGGACACCGTGGAACTGGTCTCCTTCGCCAAGCGGAGGCTGGGCAAGACCGTCATCGAGCTGGAGGACGTCGACCTCGCGGTGGACGACCGCAAGCTGCTGGACGACGTGACCTGGCGGCTCGGACCGGGGGACCGCGTCGGCGTGGTTGGCGTGAACGGTTCGGGCAAGACGACCCTGCTGCGCCTGCTGGCGGGCGAGCGGGAACCGGACTCCGGCAGGCGGGTCGAGGGCAAAACGGTCCGGCTGGCCCACCTGACCCAGGAGCTGCACGATCTGCCCGGCCAGTGGCGCGTGCTCGAGGCGATCGAGGACGTCGCCTCCCACGTGCAGCTCGGCAAGTACGAGCTGAGCGCCTCGCAGCTGGGTGAGCGGTTCGGCTTCGGCAAGGGCAGGCAGTGGACGAGGGTCGGTGACCTCTCCGGCGGGGAGCGGCGCAGGCTCCAGCTGGCCAGGTTGCTGATGGGTGAGCCCAACGTGCTGGTGCTGGACGAGCCGACCAACGACCTCGACATCGACACCCTGCAGCAGCTGGAGGACCTGCTGGACGGCTGGCCGGGTACCCTGGTCGTCGTCTCGCACGATCGCTACCTGATCGAACGCGTCTGCGACCACGTGGTCGCGCTGTTCGGGGACGGCGGTATCACCCACCTGCCCGGCGGCATCGACGAGTACCTGCAGCACCGGCAGTCGCTGCTGGAGTCCGGCGACCAGAACCTCGGCAAGCAGGCGCAGCAGCAGGAGAGTAAGTCCGGCAAGGGGTCATCCGGCCGGTCCGGCTCGGAGGAGCGGGCCGCGCGCAAGGAGATGTCGCGGGTGGAGCGCCAACTGGACAAGCTCTCCGAGCGGGAGCAGAACCTGCACACCGAGCTGGCCGAGGCCGCGAACGATCCGGACCAGCTGCAGAAGCTGAACTCCCAGTTGCAGCAGCTGCGCGAGCAGAAGGACGAGCTCGAGAACAGGTGGATGGAGCTCGCCGAGCAGCTGAGCTGA
- a CDS encoding MetQ/NlpA family ABC transporter substrate-binding protein yields the protein MRTRRVLASLIAVCGLALAGCSGGTAAQDDPNAAIKVGVTPQPHGEILEYVKNNLAEDEGVKIELQRFSDYNRPNAAVANGSLDANYYQHKPFLREYKSERGGALHWVGGVHLEPLGIYSDKHDSVQDIPEGASLAIPNDPSNRGRALNLLQEQGLLKLKEGAEQEAEVRDIAENPKNLEIRTLKAAQLPRTLGDVQAAVINGNYALKANLDDPLALESTENNPYVNGVVTNPQMQDDPRVNKLVEMLQSQQVKDFIKREYGGKSVIPAS from the coding sequence ATGCGTACCAGAAGAGTTCTTGCCTCCTTGATCGCCGTGTGCGGGCTGGCGCTGGCCGGCTGCTCGGGCGGTACGGCGGCGCAGGACGACCCGAACGCGGCGATCAAGGTCGGTGTCACGCCCCAGCCGCACGGCGAGATCCTGGAGTACGTCAAGAACAACCTCGCCGAGGACGAGGGCGTCAAGATCGAGCTCCAGCGGTTCAGCGACTACAACCGGCCGAACGCCGCTGTGGCCAACGGTTCGCTGGACGCCAACTACTACCAGCACAAGCCCTTCCTGAGGGAGTACAAGTCCGAGCGCGGCGGCGCCCTGCACTGGGTCGGTGGCGTGCACCTCGAGCCGCTGGGGATCTACTCCGACAAGCACGATTCGGTGCAGGACATTCCGGAGGGAGCCTCCCTGGCGATCCCCAACGACCCGAGCAACAGGGGGCGTGCGCTGAACCTGCTCCAGGAGCAGGGGCTGCTCAAGCTCAAGGAGGGCGCCGAGCAGGAGGCCGAGGTCCGCGACATCGCCGAGAACCCGAAGAACCTCGAGATAAGGACGCTGAAGGCCGCGCAGCTCCCGCGCACCCTGGGTGACGTGCAGGCCGCCGTGATCAACGGCAACTACGCGCTCAAGGCGAACCTCGACGACCCGCTGGCCCTCGAGTCCACCGAGAACAACCCGTACGTCAACGGTGTCGTCACCAACCCGCAGATGCAGGACGACCCGCGGGTCAACAAGCTCGTCGAGATGCTGCAGTCCCAGCAGGTGAAGGACTTCATCAAGCGCGAGTACGGAGGCAAGTCGGTCATTCCGGCCAGCTGA
- the pth gene encoding aminoacyl-tRNA hydrolase: protein MTTPGSEGSDQLALIVGLGNPGPRYAGNRHNVGFLVADELAERIGGKFKRHKSGADVAEGRLDGTRAALAKSRSLMNLSGGPVAGAARFYKVPPESVIVIHDELDLAYGTVRLKRGGGENGHNGLRSISKSLGTRDYLRVRFGVDRPPGRMDPADYVLRDFSRAERSELGFFVDRCADAVTALAQKGLEAAQNEFH, encoded by the coding sequence GTGACTACACCGGGCAGTGAAGGCTCCGACCAGCTCGCCCTGATCGTGGGGCTGGGCAATCCGGGACCGCGCTACGCGGGCAACCGGCACAACGTGGGTTTCCTGGTGGCCGACGAGCTGGCCGAGCGCATCGGCGGCAAGTTCAAGCGGCACAAGTCCGGGGCCGACGTCGCCGAGGGCAGGCTCGACGGCACTCGCGCGGCGCTGGCGAAGTCCCGTTCGCTGATGAACCTGTCCGGGGGTCCCGTCGCCGGGGCCGCCCGCTTCTACAAGGTCCCGCCCGAGTCGGTGATCGTGATCCACGACGAGCTGGACCTAGCCTACGGCACCGTGCGGCTCAAGCGCGGTGGCGGCGAGAACGGGCACAACGGTCTGCGCTCGATCAGCAAGTCCCTCGGCACCCGCGACTACCTGCGGGTGCGTTTCGGCGTGGACCGCCCGCCGGGCCGGATGGATCCGGCCGACTACGTGCTGCGCGACTTCTCCCGCGCCGAGCGCTCCGAACTGGGGTTCTTCGTCGACCGCTGCGCGGACGCGGTGACCGCGCTGGCGCAGAAGGGTCTGGAAGCGGCGCAGAACGAGTTCCACTGA
- a CDS encoding methionine ABC transporter permease: MTEVTPWSEVFELARPATIETIYMVLVSTLIGVLGGLPLGVWLHLTSPAGLSPMPVLHRIISAVVDVVRSVPFVVLLVVVASLSRLLVGSAIGSTATIVPLSIAAIPFFARLASNALREVDSTVVEAAVTTGAGKPRIVWTVLLSEARSALVSAVGVTMLALIGYAAMAGAIGGGGLGSMAIQNGYYAYDDRVLYTSVVLLGVLAWGMQLLTDWVTKLVDRRRSLANV; this comes from the coding sequence GTGACTGAAGTGACCCCCTGGTCGGAGGTCTTCGAACTGGCACGTCCCGCGACGATCGAGACCATCTACATGGTGCTGGTTTCGACGTTGATCGGCGTGCTGGGCGGATTACCGCTGGGTGTGTGGCTGCACCTGACCTCACCGGCCGGGTTGAGCCCCATGCCCGTGTTGCACCGGATCATCAGCGCTGTCGTGGACGTGGTCCGCTCGGTCCCGTTCGTGGTGCTGCTTGTGGTGGTCGCCTCGCTCAGCAGGCTGCTGGTCGGAAGCGCCATCGGAAGCACCGCCACGATCGTGCCGCTGTCCATCGCGGCGATCCCGTTCTTCGCGCGGCTGGCCTCGAACGCGCTGCGCGAAGTGGACTCCACAGTGGTGGAGGCCGCGGTCACCACCGGAGCGGGCAAACCGCGGATCGTATGGACCGTCCTGCTGAGCGAGGCCCGTTCGGCGCTGGTCAGCGCGGTCGGAGTGACCATGCTGGCCCTGATCGGCTACGCCGCCATGGCCGGAGCCATCGGCGGCGGCGGACTGGGTTCCATGGCGATCCAGAACGGGTACTACGCCTACGACGACAGAGTGCTGTACACCTCCGTTGTCCTGCTCGGCGTGCTGGCCTGGGGGATGCAGCTGCTCACCGACTGGGTGACCAAGCTCGTCGACCGGCGCCGGTCCCTGGCCAACGTCTGA
- a CDS encoding methionine ABC transporter ATP-binding protein yields MITVENLSKSFTQNNTRVTALDDVSLEVPDGTVCGVVGTSGAGKSTLARCISLLEKPDSGAIRVDGTDLASLDGSRLRAARRQIGVVPQGDSLLRQRTAAGNVALPLESAKVPAAQRRSRVAELLDLVGLSDKASVYPDHLSGGQRQRVAVARALAAKPSVLLADEPTSALDPSTTDSVLTVLDRARSELGVTVLVVTHDMAVVRRIADDVAVLEEGSVVEHGKVLDLVSEPGSRIGSTLLPETDQAELVRSPSGEHDVTAEVVLVGFAAVGALLPEASSRFGVELSILGGGLTRLGDTPVAKFRIGLSGERSESALKWMIERDAHVRRAPVSVDGVAA; encoded by the coding sequence GTGATCACTGTCGAAAACCTGAGCAAGTCCTTCACCCAGAACAACACCCGTGTAACCGCGCTCGACGACGTGAGCCTCGAAGTCCCGGACGGCACCGTCTGCGGGGTCGTCGGAACCAGTGGTGCGGGCAAGTCCACCCTGGCGCGCTGCATCTCGCTGCTGGAGAAGCCGGACAGCGGAGCCATCCGGGTGGACGGCACGGACCTGGCCTCTCTGGACGGCAGCAGGCTCCGTGCGGCTCGGCGCCAGATCGGGGTCGTCCCCCAGGGGGACTCGCTGCTGCGGCAGCGCACCGCGGCGGGCAACGTCGCCCTCCCGCTCGAGTCGGCCAAGGTGCCCGCGGCGCAACGGCGCAGCAGGGTGGCCGAGCTGCTGGACCTCGTGGGACTGAGCGACAAGGCCTCGGTCTACCCCGATCACCTCTCCGGAGGGCAGCGTCAACGAGTCGCCGTCGCCCGCGCGCTGGCGGCGAAGCCCTCGGTGCTGCTGGCCGACGAGCCCACCTCCGCGCTGGACCCCAGCACCACGGACTCGGTGTTGACGGTGCTGGACCGCGCTCGCTCCGAGCTGGGGGTGACCGTGCTGGTCGTCACCCACGACATGGCCGTGGTGCGGCGCATCGCCGACGACGTCGCGGTGCTGGAGGAGGGCAGCGTGGTCGAGCACGGCAAGGTGCTGGACCTCGTTTCCGAGCCGGGCAGTCGGATCGGTTCCACGCTGCTGCCCGAGACCGACCAGGCGGAGCTGGTTCGCTCGCCCAGCGGGGAGCACGACGTGACCGCCGAGGTCGTGCTGGTCGGTTTCGCGGCCGTGGGCGCTCTGCTGCCGGAGGCCTCGAGCCGGTTCGGGGTGGAACTGTCCATTCTCGGCGGTGGATTGACGCGGCTCGGGGACACACCGGTCGCCAAGTTCCGTATCGGGCTGTCCGGTGAACGTTCCGAGTCCGCGCTGAAGTGGATGATCGAGCGCGATGCGCACGTGCGCCGCGCTCCCGTGAGCGTTGATGGAGTTGCCGCGTGA
- the rsmA gene encoding 16S rRNA (adenine(1518)-N(6)/adenine(1519)-N(6))-dimethyltransferase RsmA gives MEQRPQAARLLGPAEVRGLAEQLGLRPTKKLGQNFVHDPNTVRRIVDTSEVGPEDVVLEVGPGIGSLTLALLSAAGSVTAVEVDSALAERLPGTVAEHAPALVDNLRVLCADALRLTAEEASAGNGPPTALVANLPYNVAVPVVLHLLAELPSLRHGLVMVQSEVADRMAAGPGGRSYGAPSAKSAWFASVRRAGAVSRNVFWPVPNVDSGLVAFTRREPPSEVPRDRVFAVVEAAFAQRRKTLRSALAGWAGSPARAEELLRAAGIDPAARGEQLSIAEFASVAAAAEQR, from the coding sequence GTGGAGCAGCGACCGCAGGCAGCGCGGCTGCTCGGCCCCGCCGAGGTGCGCGGACTGGCCGAGCAGCTCGGACTGCGTCCGACCAAGAAGCTGGGTCAGAACTTCGTGCACGACCCGAACACGGTGCGCCGCATCGTCGACACCTCCGAGGTGGGACCCGAGGACGTCGTTCTCGAGGTCGGCCCGGGGATCGGCTCGCTGACCCTCGCGCTGCTCTCCGCGGCTGGCTCGGTGACCGCGGTGGAGGTGGATTCCGCGCTGGCGGAACGGTTGCCCGGCACCGTGGCCGAGCACGCCCCCGCCCTGGTCGACAACCTGCGGGTGCTGTGCGCCGACGCCCTGCGGTTGACGGCGGAGGAGGCCTCCGCGGGGAACGGCCCTCCCACGGCGCTGGTCGCCAACCTGCCGTACAACGTGGCCGTTCCCGTGGTGCTGCACCTGCTCGCGGAGCTGCCGAGCCTGCGGCACGGTCTGGTCATGGTCCAGTCCGAGGTCGCCGACCGGATGGCCGCCGGACCGGGCGGTCGCAGTTACGGCGCGCCGAGCGCGAAGTCGGCGTGGTTCGCCTCCGTGCGGCGCGCCGGGGCGGTGTCCCGCAACGTTTTCTGGCCGGTGCCGAACGTGGATTCCGGCCTGGTCGCTTTCACCAGGCGCGAGCCTCCTTCGGAGGTGCCGCGCGATCGCGTTTTCGCCGTGGTGGAGGCCGCGTTCGCGCAGCGCCGCAAGACCCTCCGCTCGGCGCTGGCCGGGTGGGCCGGTTCGCCCGCGCGGGCGGAGGAACTGCTGCGGGCCGCCGGGATCGATCCCGCCGCGCGGGGGGAGCAGCTGTCCATAGCCGAGTTCGCCTCCGTCGCGGCGGCCGCTGAACAGCGCTAG
- a CDS encoding cytochrome P450 — MKSPRVPITDSTPAVLTEGYAWLPSRWNNAAGPLVRTRLLGQHAVGLRGPEAVRLFYDEQNVSRSTAVPEPVLSTLFGHEAVHTLDGPAHRTRRAIFGSLVREAGSTNELVEAVTAAWDEESSSWRDRPRVVLFDEASSVLTRGVCRWAGIPLSDDEVRPTAHDLVSLVDGFATGGPRHWRARSARRRQQDRLARLIEDVRSGRRTVPRNSAVDVVARHHDSDGTALSPRVAAVELLNVIRPTVAVCWFLTFAAHALHRWPAHREPLGADDPARTEGFVQEVRRFYPFAPFVGGRAVRDLSWHGEPIPAGTLVLLDLYGQNHDPALWKDPYAFDPRRFLDRPVDRDELVPQGGGDPDTSHRCPGEDATRALLRALVPRLARLEYEVPEQDLTISLRRVPARPRSGFVIESVHPPKR, encoded by the coding sequence ATGAAGTCACCTCGTGTTCCCATCACCGACAGCACGCCGGCCGTGCTCACCGAGGGCTACGCCTGGTTGCCCTCCCGCTGGAACAACGCGGCAGGCCCCCTCGTCCGCACCCGGCTGCTGGGGCAGCACGCGGTGGGTCTGCGCGGCCCCGAGGCGGTGCGCCTGTTCTACGACGAGCAGAACGTGAGCAGGAGCACGGCCGTGCCGGAGCCGGTGCTGAGCACGCTGTTCGGCCACGAAGCCGTGCACACCCTCGACGGACCCGCCCACCGCACGCGCAGAGCGATCTTCGGCTCCCTGGTGCGCGAGGCGGGCAGCACGAACGAGCTCGTCGAGGCCGTCACCGCCGCGTGGGACGAGGAGAGCTCCTCCTGGAGGGACCGCCCGCGGGTGGTGCTGTTCGACGAGGCGAGCAGCGTGCTCACCCGAGGGGTCTGCCGCTGGGCGGGCATCCCGCTGAGCGACGACGAGGTGCGCCCCACCGCCCACGACCTGGTCTCCCTGGTCGACGGGTTCGCCACCGGCGGCCCGCGCCACTGGCGAGCCCGGTCGGCCCGCAGACGTCAGCAGGACCGGCTGGCACGCCTGATCGAGGACGTGCGCTCCGGCAGGAGAACCGTGCCGCGGAACTCCGCCGTCGACGTGGTCGCTCGGCACCACGACTCCGACGGAACAGCGCTGAGCCCCCGCGTCGCCGCAGTGGAGCTGCTCAACGTCATCCGGCCCACCGTCGCCGTGTGCTGGTTCCTCACGTTCGCCGCGCACGCGCTGCACCGCTGGCCCGCCCACCGGGAGCCGCTGGGCGCGGACGATCCCGCCCGCACCGAGGGCTTCGTCCAGGAGGTCCGCCGCTTCTACCCGTTCGCACCGTTCGTCGGCGGCAGAGCGGTGCGGGACCTGAGCTGGCACGGCGAACCGATCCCGGCTGGCACCCTCGTGCTGCTCGACCTGTACGGGCAGAACCACGACCCCGCGCTGTGGAAGGACCCCTACGCGTTCGATCCGCGACGCTTCCTCGACCGCCCGGTCGACCGCGACGAGCTGGTTCCCCAGGGAGGCGGTGATCCGGACACCTCGCACCGGTGCCCGGGCGAGGACGCGACCCGCGCGCTGCTGCGGGCTCTCGTCCCCCGCTTGGCCCGACTGGAGTACGAGGTTCCGGAGCAGGACCTGACGATCTCCCTGCGCCGCGTGCCCGCTCGTCCGCGGAGCGGCTTCGTCATCGAGTCCGTCCACCCGCCGAAGCGGTGA
- a CDS encoding resuscitation-promoting factor has product MNERGYFGRNASIDHHSAHWGDSLDGTDWFTPAVAPETRTAVGVLDRPEEQTRTHQPYPAQEDHPSMPSGTLSITPEDVYAVLGPDVEDLMADADLDVDELIQLLNAETTVMPPLSLPETLGAEESLEEPSPEVAEAISTWKRRFLKSAVAAVVLSIGGTGGAAAAMDKSVTLEVDGQEHQVSTYESTVGEVLEDEGIEVDKHDALSPSLDSKISQGDTITLDQGRKIELTVDGETREEWVRSVTVGQALRQLGVPTDGSWVSAKRTMQVPEDGMNLEVKTSKSISVVDGGKEPRQLTTTAVTVDELLRQQGIKVDGDDEVTPGGNKKITDGAEVRIDRTSTSTINVREPIEPPVKEIVDDTMLKGERKVEKQGQAGEKIVFFRVTKHNGDEVKRESIDERVAKEAEPKVVRVGGKEPPNSGVWDKLAQCESGGNWHINTGNGYYGGIQFDKSTWNAYGGDQYAAYPHQATREQQIAIASKVRDERGGYGAWPSCASQLGLT; this is encoded by the coding sequence GTGAACGAACGCGGCTATTTCGGTCGGAACGCTTCGATCGACCACCACTCCGCCCACTGGGGTGACTCGCTCGACGGAACCGACTGGTTCACCCCCGCTGTCGCGCCCGAGACGCGCACCGCCGTCGGTGTGCTGGACCGCCCAGAGGAGCAGACCCGAACCCACCAGCCCTATCCGGCTCAGGAGGATCACCCGAGCATGCCCTCGGGGACCCTCAGCATCACCCCCGAGGACGTTTACGCGGTGCTCGGCCCCGACGTCGAGGACCTGATGGCCGACGCCGACCTCGACGTCGACGAGCTCATCCAGCTGCTCAACGCCGAGACGACGGTCATGCCCCCGCTCTCGCTGCCCGAGACGCTGGGAGCCGAGGAGAGCCTCGAGGAACCGTCCCCGGAAGTCGCCGAGGCGATCAGCACCTGGAAGCGCCGTTTCCTCAAGAGCGCGGTGGCCGCCGTCGTGCTCTCCATCGGAGGTACCGGTGGTGCCGCCGCCGCGATGGACAAGTCCGTCACCCTCGAGGTCGACGGCCAGGAGCACCAGGTCAGCACCTACGAGTCGACCGTGGGCGAGGTGCTCGAGGACGAGGGCATCGAGGTCGACAAGCACGACGCGCTGAGCCCGTCGCTCGACTCCAAGATCTCGCAGGGCGACACCATCACCCTCGATCAGGGCCGGAAGATCGAGCTCACCGTCGACGGCGAGACCCGCGAGGAGTGGGTTCGCTCGGTGACCGTCGGACAGGCGCTCCGGCAGCTCGGCGTCCCCACGGACGGTTCCTGGGTGTCGGCCAAGCGGACCATGCAGGTCCCGGAGGACGGCATGAACCTGGAGGTCAAGACCTCCAAGTCGATCAGTGTCGTCGACGGCGGCAAGGAGCCGCGCCAGCTGACCACCACGGCGGTGACCGTTGACGAGCTGCTGCGCCAGCAGGGCATCAAGGTCGACGGCGACGACGAGGTCACCCCGGGCGGGAACAAGAAGATCACCGACGGTGCCGAGGTGCGGATCGACCGCACCAGCACCTCCACGATCAACGTCCGCGAGCCGATCGAGCCCCCGGTCAAGGAGATCGTGGACGACACGATGCTCAAGGGCGAGCGCAAGGTCGAGAAGCAGGGTCAGGCCGGCGAGAAGATCGTCTTCTTCCGCGTGACCAAGCACAACGGCGACGAGGTCAAGCGCGAGTCCATCGACGAGCGCGTGGCCAAGGAGGCCGAGCCGAAGGTCGTCCGGGTCGGTGGCAAGGAGCCCCCGAACAGCGGTGTCTGGGACAAGCTGGCCCAGTGCGAGTCCGGCGGCAACTGGCACATCAACACCGGCAACGGCTACTACGGCGGCATCCAGTTCGACAAGTCGACCTGGAACGCCTACGGCGGCGATCAGTACGCCGCCTATCCCCACCAGGCGACGCGGGAGCAGCAGATCGCGATCGCGAGCAAGGTCCGCGACGAGCGCGGGGGCTACGGCGCCTGGCCGTCCTGCGCGTCGCAGCTCGGCCTGACCTGA
- a CDS encoding 4-(cytidine 5'-diphospho)-2-C-methyl-D-erythritol kinase, whose amino-acid sequence MVPTPITVRVPAKLNLHLSVGDSRSDGYHELVTVFQALSLIDEVTIRASDEPGLEVHGEGADSTPTGADNLAWRAVGELARASGRDPEDPGVRISLNKGIPVAGGMGGGSSDAAATLLALNSLWRLEMGRDELAEVAGALGSDVPFALQGGTALGTGRGERLVPVLARHTYHWVIALHEDGLRTPEVYGELDRLRRNSGSRVGDVEPVLEALASGDPRELALLLGNDLQAAAVSLRPVLRRTLRAGVDAGALAGIVSGSGPTCAFLCTDADEAVRVAAELSGAGVCRTVRVAQGPVPGARLVGDERTDRPTPPQVHA is encoded by the coding sequence GTGGTACCTACCCCGATCACCGTCCGGGTTCCGGCCAAGTTGAACCTGCACCTCTCGGTCGGCGACAGTCGCTCGGACGGTTACCACGAGTTGGTGACCGTTTTCCAGGCGCTGTCGCTGATCGACGAGGTCACGATACGGGCCTCCGACGAGCCCGGTCTCGAAGTGCACGGAGAAGGCGCCGACTCCACGCCGACCGGTGCGGACAACCTGGCCTGGCGGGCCGTCGGTGAGCTCGCCCGCGCCAGTGGTCGCGACCCCGAGGACCCGGGGGTGCGGATCTCGCTGAACAAGGGCATCCCCGTGGCGGGCGGGATGGGCGGCGGCAGTTCCGACGCCGCCGCCACGCTGCTCGCGTTGAACTCGCTGTGGCGGCTGGAGATGGGACGCGACGAGCTCGCCGAGGTCGCAGGTGCGCTCGGCAGCGACGTCCCCTTCGCCCTGCAGGGAGGCACCGCGCTGGGCACCGGGCGCGGTGAACGTCTGGTGCCGGTGCTGGCCAGGCACACCTACCACTGGGTGATCGCGCTCCACGAGGACGGGCTGCGCACCCCGGAGGTCTACGGGGAGCTGGACCGGCTGCGCCGCAACTCGGGCAGCCGGGTGGGTGACGTCGAACCGGTGCTGGAGGCGCTGGCCTCCGGGGACCCGCGGGAGCTCGCGCTGCTGCTCGGAAACGATCTGCAGGCCGCGGCGGTCTCGTTGCGCCCGGTGCTTCGGCGCACCCTGCGGGCCGGTGTGGACGCGGGAGCCCTCGCCGGGATTGTCTCCGGATCGGGTCCGACCTGCGCTTTCCTGTGCACGGACGCGGACGAGGCGGTCCGGGTGGCCGCGGAGCTCTCCGGGGCAGGGGTGTGCCGGACGGTACGTGTGGCTCAGGGACCGGTGCCGGGGGCGCGGTTGGTCGGCGACGAGCGAACCGACCGGCCCACCCCGCCACAGGTCCACGCTTGA